Below is a window of Mesoaciditoga lauensis cd-1655R = DSM 25116 DNA.
AAATTATTTCCAGTTTTTGTGAAATTCTATAGGGTTAAGCACAGCTTGCACTTCAGGAGAATTCATATTACTTTTCAGTGCAATAGTAGTTGGAGTATATATTATCTTTGGCAATTGAACACCTTCAACCGCGGAAACAGCATAAAAAACGCTATTGTATCCTTCACTCCAAGGTGCTTGAACCATTAAAGCATTAAGAATACCCTTAGAGAGAGCTGTTATTTCAGCTGGATCATTGTCAAAAGCAACGGCAACCATTTTCCCCGCTAGGCCAGATAATGCCAGGGCTCTTGCTAAAGCATCACCCGTAACATTATTATCTGCAAAGGCTCCTACAAGATTAGGATGTGCCGTAAATATATTTTGCCACTGGCTTGTGGCTCTTTCCAAATTATTCATTGGCACCTGATGGGCAACTACTTTTAATCCAGGGGCATATTTTTTTATTCCAGCTAAAAATCCCCCATCCCTTGCAACTGCCCACTGTGCTCCAGCCATAGATGTCATATATGCTATGTTTCCAGTAGGGTTATCCTGACCAGTTTTGGTTTTTATTAATTCGACAAATTCTTTTGCCAATTTTTCACCCGCTGCATAGTTGTCGCTTGCTGTGAATAAAACATAATCATTTGTATTAGCAGCCGAATCTACTATTATCACCTTGATTCCTTCTCGCATTGCCTTAACTATTCCTGTTGTAAGTGCGTCTGTTACAGTTGGGGCTATAACAATAGCATCAGGATGAATAGCTATTGCGTCATTAAGTA
It encodes the following:
- a CDS encoding ABC transporter substrate-binding protein; amino-acid sequence: MKRQRSVLLISLIIMGLLLVGITSFGQTKPMKDISVFYIVKASNSYYWQIMMNGASLAAKDLGIKITFQEPVAESDISKEVSILNDAIAIHPDAIVIAPTVTDALTTGIVKAMREGIKVIIVDSAANTNDYVLFTASDNYAAGEKLAKEFVELIKTKTGQDNPTGNIAYMTSMAGAQWAVARDGGFLAGIKKYAPGLKVVAHQVPMNNLERATSQWQNIFTAHPNLVGAFADNNVTGDALARALALSGLAGKMVAVAFDNDPAEITALSKGILNALMVQAPWSEGYNSVFYAVSAVEGVQLPKIIYTPTTIALKSNMNSPEVQAVLNPIEFHKNWK